In a single window of the Coffea eugenioides isolate CCC68of chromosome 3, Ceug_1.0, whole genome shotgun sequence genome:
- the LOC113765843 gene encoding uncharacterized protein LOC113765843 produces MAETVVRRSMADLPEPIIHHILSFLSGDQAAQTTVLCKAWLNAWLTRPTLAFSSAFFFSKKKKRTKEFCWHPPDRDEIREYNNFAKYVERSFDRYHKQKTGIDTIELEIDKGVFDWEPVIRRCIQVAAEDSVKNLKLSLCNSELPEILLFEAKSLVDLTLSQVKLVERSTEKIKPFDRLKRLSLNYVEFYDVPFESIISCCQSVEILEISYCKNGNDSDQYFKVAGQNALKELIAVLSHPQTLILCEAPSLESLTCKSDGKHGQYPCLLNLHSSQYENLKSLLLSGVGVGDVFFVNLAHYFPHLESLSVQYCQDLRNIKISSPSLKRIQLVRNWGLRKAQFDVPSIIKFEYDDRKCRIIPEFSFAAASSRWVSCFTICTQEDAGNSCFLQLKKLVTSLAQSAVSLKLMFRWNEAFNFEEAMKDGGFDEPQVLQELFSKSIDWNFRVSSAYSMLDVIFWVCRPKAIVDFWINKPRYNERLHFLYTKLMFRKNHKQFHNSQQMKFWQSDLREVKVEIFHRCVIHSELGLDFILVGEGEQLEETLDCKDFLSFLRTRAPSWGMMIKFKLDWETN; encoded by the coding sequence ATGGCCGAGACAGTAGTCAGGAGAAGCATGGCAGATTTGCCAGAACCCATCATACATCACATACTCTCTTTTCTCTCAGGTGATCAAGCAGCTCAAACAACTGTGTTGTGCAAGGCATGGTTGAATGCATGGCTCACTCGCCCCACTCTAGCATTTAGCAGTGccttcttcttctccaagaaaaagaaaaggacaaaaGAATTTTGTTGGCATCCGCCGGATAGGGATGAGATCAGGGAATATAACAACTTCGCCAAATACGTGGAAAGGAGTTTCGATAGGTACCATAAACAGAAGACTGGTATAGACACGATTGAGCTGGAGATCGATAAAGGTGTGTTTGACTGGGAGCCGGTTATCAGGAGATGCATTCAAGTTGCTGCAGAAGACAGCGTGAAAAACCTCAAACTCTCACTCTGCAACAGTGAGTTACCTGAAATTCTTCTTTTTGAAGCTAAATCACTAGTAGATTTAACTCTTAGCCAGGTCAAGTTGGTTGAGCGATCAACTGAGAAAATTAAACCGTTTGATCGTCTCAAGAGGCTGTCTCTTAACTATGTAGAGTTCTATGATGTGCCGTTTGAGAGCATAATATCATGCTGCCAATCGGTTGAAATCTTGGAAATTAGTTACTGCAAAAATGGCAACGATTCTGATCAATATTTTAAGGTGGCCGGACAAAATGCTCTCAAGGAGTTGATTGCCGTGTTATCACATCCTCAAACACTAATCTTGTGTGAGGCACCAAGTCTTGAATCACTTACTTGTAAGTCTGACGGCAAGCATGGTCAGTATCCTTGCTTGCTTAATTTGCATTCATCTCAATATGAGAATCTCAAGAGTTTGTTGCTATCTGGTGTTGGCGTTGGTGACGTTTTTTTTGTCAACTTGGCACATTATTTTCCACACCTTGAAAGTTTGTCTGTCCAATATTGCCAAGATTTGAGGAACATCAAAATCTCGAGTCCCTCCCTAAAAAGAATACAGTTGGTGCGGAATTGGGGTTTGAGAAAGGCACAATTTGATGTTCCGAGTATCATAAAATTTGAGTATGATGACCGAAAATGCAGGATCATACCCGAGTTCTCTTTTGCAGCTGCTTCAAGTCGTTGGGTTTCTTGCTTTACTATATGCACGCAGGAAGATGCGGGCAATTCATGTTTcctccaattgaagaaactGGTCACCAGTTTAGCTCAGTCTGCAGTTTCACTCAAACTTATGTTTAGATGGAATGAAGCATTCAATTTTGAGGAGGCTATGAAGGATGGAGGATTTGACGAACCTCAAGTGTTGCAGGAACTGTTTTCCAAGTCCATAGATTGGAACTTCCGTGTTTCATCTGCTTATTCAATGTTGGATGTTATTTTTTGGGTGTGTCGTCCAAAAGCCATAGTGGATTTTTGGATTAACAAGCCTAGGTACAATGAGAGGTTGCACTTTCTGTACACGAAGCTTATGTTCAGAAAAAATCATAAACAATTTCACAATTCTCAACAAATGAAGTTTTGGCAGAGCGATCTAAGGGAAGTAAAAGTAGAGATCTTTCATCGTTGCGTAATTCACTCGGAGCTCGGCTTGGACTTCATTTTAGTTGGAGAAGGAGAGCAGTTGGAGGAAACTCTAGATTGTAAGGATTTTCTGAGTTTTCTAAGAACTCGTGCACCCAGCTGGGGAATGATGATTAAATTCAAATTGGATTGGGAGACCAACTGA